In Tripterygium wilfordii isolate XIE 37 chromosome 23, ASM1340144v1, whole genome shotgun sequence, one genomic interval encodes:
- the LOC119992472 gene encoding putative methylesterase 11, chloroplastic, translating to MPDPPSRHPKNLHLNLASSVFSPFVIIYNEKNIAYTGIYHSYRGKFLALYFIFLALHESTMGNCFASATVKKRRPVTRQQNPPPLSNVSNNRWTRIRSTRKEDALIQEQALAAAILFRQHQQNGNVPFNRSASLRYPNSGSKKTQLPRSSSSRARSLTDPLLQPHQLVNQDIKLDDLERSHFVLIHGGGFGAWSWYKTISLLEEVGYKVTAVDLTGSGIHSFDTNGITSLAQYVKPLTDFLEKLSDGEKVILVGHDFGGACMSFAMELFPSKISKAVYVAAAMLANGQSTLDIFSQQAGSNDLMRQAQIFLYGNGNNQPPTAIDLDKSMLKDLLFNQSPAKDVALASVSMRPIPFVPVLEKLSLSDAKYGSVSRYYIETPEDNAIPITSQESMINTNPPNQVFRLKGADHSPFFSKPQALHKLLVEISKIPST from the exons ATGCCTGACCCTCCCAGCCGTCATCCTAAAAATCTTCACCTGAATCTCGCTTCCTCTGTTTTCTCTCCATTCGTTATAATCTATAACGAAAAAAATATCGCATATACGGGCATATACCATTCATATAGGGGAAAGTTTCTCgctttgtattttatttttctcgcTCTGCATGAATCAACAATGGGGAACTGCTTCGCATCCGCAACAGTGAAGAAGAGAAGACCAGTGACGCGTCAGCAGAACCCACCTCCCTTATCGAACGTTAGCAATAACAGATGGACTCGGATCAGGTCCACACGCAAAGAGGACGCGTTAATTCAGGAGCAGGCTCTGGCGGCTGCGATCCTCTTCAGGCAGCACCAGCAGAATGGGAACGTGCCGTTCAATCGCTCTGCTTCGCTGCGGTACCCGAATTCTGGGTCCAAGAAGACCCAGTTGCCGCGGAGCTCGAGTTCCAGGGCACGGTCGCTCACAGACCCTCTTTTGCAGCCTCACCAGCTCGTTAACCAG GATATAAAGCTTGATGATCTTGAGAGGAGTCATTTCGTCCTTATTCATGGAGGAGGCTTTGGGGCTTGGTCCTGGTATAAAACTATATCACTTCTGGAAGAAGTTGGTTATAAAGTTACGGCCGTAGACTTAACAGGTTCTGGGATCCATTCATTTGATACCAATGGCATAACCAGTCTTGCTCAATATGTGAAGCCTCTTACTGATTTTCTTGAAAAGCTTTCTGATGGGGAGAAG GTGATTTTGGTGGGGCATGACTTTGGAGGAGCATGTATGTCATTCGCGATGGAGTTGTTTCCCTCCAAGATTTCCAAGGCTGTATATGTTGCTGCAGCAATGTTGGCAAATGGGCAAAGTACTCTTGATATTTTCTCCCAGCAG GCAGGTTCGAACGATCTTATGCGCCAGGCTCAGATATTTTTGTACGGAAATGGGAACAATCAACCACCAACTGCTATTGATTTAGACAAGTCAATGTTGAAGGATTTGTTATTCAACCAGAGCCCTGCTAAG GATGTAGCATTGGCGTCTGTGTCTATGCGGCCAATTCCCTTTGTTCCAGTTTTGGAGAAGCTCTCTTTATCCGACGCAAAATATGGATCTGTGAGTCGGTATTACATAGAAACTCCAGAAGATAATGCCATACCCATCACATCACAGGAGAGCATGATCAACACAAACCCCCCGAATCAAGTATTCCGTTTAAAAGGTGCAGATCACTCCCCGTTCTTCTCGAAGCCTCAAGCGCTACACAAGCTACTGGTAGAGATATCGAAGATCCCCTCAACCTGA
- the LOC119993363 gene encoding protein SPIRAL1-like 1 isoform X1 produces MCEESITMGRGVSSGGGQSSLGYLFGGGGETANTANTAPPAQSDLETVKDTTPKKPTVTVQPIDKEIPAGINGNPTNNYFRADGQNCGNFITDRPSTKVHAAPGGGSSLGYLFGGSNRN; encoded by the exons ATGTGCGAG GAATCAATTACCATGGGTCGTGGAGTAAGCAGTGGTGGTGGGCAGAGTTCTCTGGGCTACTTGTTTGGTGGTGGAGGAGAGACTGCTAACACTGCCAACACTGCCCCACCTGCTCAAAGTGATTTGGAGACTGTAAAGGATACAACTCCTAAGAAGCCCACTGTTACTGTTCAACCAATTGATAAGGAGATTCCAGCTGGCATTAATGGAAATCCTACAAACAATTACTTCAGGGCAGATGGGCAGAACTGTGGCAACTTTATCACG GACCGACCTTCTACCAAGGTTCATGCTGCCCCTGGTGGCGGATCTTCGTTGGGTTACCTTTTTGGTGGCAGCAACAggaactga
- the LOC119993363 gene encoding protein SPIRAL1-like 1 isoform X2 has product MGRGVSSGGGQSSLGYLFGGGGETANTANTAPPAQSDLETVKDTTPKKPTVTVQPIDKEIPAGINGNPTNNYFRADGQNCGNFITDRPSTKVHAAPGGGSSLGYLFGGSNRN; this is encoded by the exons ATGGGTCGTGGAGTAAGCAGTGGTGGTGGGCAGAGTTCTCTGGGCTACTTGTTTGGTGGTGGAGGAGAGACTGCTAACACTGCCAACACTGCCCCACCTGCTCAAAGTGATTTGGAGACTGTAAAGGATACAACTCCTAAGAAGCCCACTGTTACTGTTCAACCAATTGATAAGGAGATTCCAGCTGGCATTAATGGAAATCCTACAAACAATTACTTCAGGGCAGATGGGCAGAACTGTGGCAACTTTATCACG GACCGACCTTCTACCAAGGTTCATGCTGCCCCTGGTGGCGGATCTTCGTTGGGTTACCTTTTTGGTGGCAGCAACAggaactga